Genomic DNA from Candidatus Sphingomonas phytovorans:
CGCAGCGCCCGCCGTCACCGCGGCGACCGCCGCTCCACTTAGTCCCGCCACTACCGACCGGCGCGTTGGCTGATATGCGTCCATCAGCGCGTCTCCTCTTGTTCGATCGACAGGAACGCCGTGATCGTCAGCCGGCCGCTGGCCGGATCGGGCGACAACAGGGCGCCTGGCGAGATCGCGCCGCTGTGCAGTAGATAGCTTCGATAGATCAGCGCGCGATTGTAGCGCGCCTCCACCAGCATCGTGCGCTCGAACAGGGGAGTGTCTCCGGCGACATAGGCGAGGGGTGGTTCCCCGCCGTAACGGATTTCGGCGCTGAGCTGATCGAAATAGATCGGCGCGCGGGCCTGGTCGACCGTCTCGAATCCGGTGGACCGGTGGCGGAAAAAGGCGGTGCCATCGCTTCCTTCGGGCGAGAGATAATGCAGGAGCGCGATCCGTTCGACGGCGAAGGCATCGCAATGGGGCAGGCGCTGGGTGACCGACAGGGCGGCAGGTTCCGATGTGACCATCGAAAAGCTGGCGTCGATCACCTGGGCAAGGCCGGTTTGGCCGAAGGCATCGGCGACGATGGTCGCGATGATCGGCTGTTGCCCTGATATATATCCCGCCGGAAGCGGCGCGCGGATGCCCGGATAATAATGCTCGGCCGGGCTGAAGCGGGCGGCGACGGCGGCAGCACGGAGTGCGTCGGGGTCGGGCGCGAAATTGTCGATGACGACGAGCGGCTGCTTCTCGCGGCCCAGATGGTGCACCGTGATATCGGGCGTGCTCATTATTGCGGCGCCCTGCGCCAGTAGCGTACATAGTCGATCGTCATCCGTTGCGGGAGCGCGGCGTCGTCAACGCCCTTCGCGCCACCCCAGTCGCCGCCGATCGCGAGGTTGAGGATCAGGTTATAGGGGCGGGTGAACGGCCACGCCGCCTTGCCGCCCGCCTGGTCGTTCCTGACCTGCATATAAACGCGGTCGTCGACCCCGATGGTGATCGCATCCGGGCGCCAGTCGAGCTGGTAGCGATGAAATGCCGAACAGCTTGTCGGCACATGTTTTGCGGCGCCGCGCTGAGTCCTTAGGCGATGGTTGAACGCGCCGGAATGGAGCGTTGCGTGAACCACCTCCGGTTGCCAGCCGACCATTTCCATCATGTCGATCTCGCCTTCATCTGGCCATGTCCCGCCAGACGGCAGCAACCAGATCGCGGGCCAGGTGCCGCGTGCGCAGGGCAGCTTCGCACGAACCTCGTAGAAGCCATAGCCTCGCGCTGTCCGGGTCACGAGCTTCGCCGAGCTATAGGCTTGTCCGCCCCAGTCGTGCTGCGCCCGTAACGTCTCGTGGCGAGCCTCGATCAACAGCGCGCCGTGTTCGATCCGCGCATTCTCGGGCCGGGTGGCGGCATAATATTGAAGCTCGTGATTGAACCAGCCCTGCGCATTGCGCTCCGTGTCGTATCGCCATGCGTCGGGATCGATCCGCGTGCCGTCGAACTCGTCGGCCCAGCTTGGTGGCGAGGAAGGGCGCTGCATCGGCGCGTCGACCGCGTAGTTGGTCGCCGCCAGGCTCGTCGCCTGCGCAGTCATCAGGACGAGTTGACTCATCA
This window encodes:
- a CDS encoding glycoside hydrolase family 16 protein, yielding MSQLVLMTAQATSLAATNYAVDAPMQRPSSPPSWADEFDGTRIDPDAWRYDTERNAQGWFNHELQYYAATRPENARIEHGALLIEARHETLRAQHDWGGQAYSSAKLVTRTARGYGFYEVRAKLPCARGTWPAIWLLPSGGTWPDEGEIDMMEMVGWQPEVVHATLHSGAFNHRLRTQRGAAKHVPTSCSAFHRYQLDWRPDAITIGVDDRVYMQVRNDQAGGKAAWPFTRPYNLILNLAIGGDWGGAKGVDDAALPQRMTIDYVRYWRRAPQ
- a CDS encoding DUF6445 family protein, with amino-acid sequence MSTPDITVHHLGREKQPLVVIDNFAPDPDALRAAAVAARFSPAEHYYPGIRAPLPAGYISGQQPIIATIVADAFGQTGLAQVIDASFSMVTSEPAALSVTQRLPHCDAFAVERIALLHYLSPEGSDGTAFFRHRSTGFETVDQARAPIYFDQLSAEIRYGGEPPLAYVAGDTPLFERTMLVEARYNRALIYRSYLLHSGAISPGALLSPDPASGRLTITAFLSIEQEETR